Proteins found in one Sphaeramia orbicularis chromosome 8, fSphaOr1.1, whole genome shotgun sequence genomic segment:
- the cog1 gene encoding conserved oligomeric Golgi complex subunit 1 isoform X1: MAEDPALSLRVSEIKDPTILFEHYNTEEIRRIERKVRGEIEQKKEELRQMVGERYRDLIDAADTIGEMRQCSESVVRSIQDMNQYCHSLKQVRSTVSSSTPQSQKQWQEKFYTMASQIKLLLEIPERIWSAMEASQYLQATQLYLLCCHLHSLLQLETTTTGGHYSPVLARFPILVRQVATTGHFRSTILLESRSLLQGRAVSDQAIAEALVSTMLLEGSSPRQALADFLLARKASIHQLLNQPQHGTVLGTGIKAQVCSLVELLVTTLFQAYAVFYLPPEGSSRPGEGALSCGMLFSILENVTSTSAAAKGRRVLQGEASTGSWFRYLPPSVTEFQPALRTLAQPIQREQLRDTLQQWIDTCKEDICHGVGNVLVYVKSLKGLAAIRDAVWDLLSTDSISQHWNTVCQCLLERPLAVWNDFLQQLFIKRLQVITKEETEAIASSSVQLLTSAVRDLEGQTMHASSGTSSSPNSGQGAKYEVDVASFLWSESPGDLLNDAGWVTVTQRGQQQQQRSGLAMKTQALTPCVQNFCSSMDTKLKARLEDLQHYLTSQDTGSDSITTVSSSKPAEGSSVSSFNRSMDSPAVEALREGCVACVRHILSSISSELAAASPQPCPTRLSSVLFMARLCQSMGELCPNLRNCILGKQNMTEVPVKGTPRQGKKLGKARPTAEVSPAQAKWAELKEELLNCSMEAYRIWNSALSKALLDKFGTALHAESASAILTTATNWEDLEIQEEAESGSSVTSKIRLPIQPSWFAQSLLFQLCVEVNRVGGHALPRPTLQELLQTCLSQVLNHYQSLTQQGRYKDGVFPMTQNRALQLLFDLRYLNATLGSRLEEGKSSRSHQDPRIQEICDWLESFIDPFDLDVFTPPLNANLNRLSQRTSVLLGLLTGSEKQFSLRTSTVNSQEPYNILPLASSQIRFGLLPLSTSNPRKSKSSTRPSDPAHQLQTPAVSTADTEDSLRPGSLFRQLANQEEDTASPSLFKLSWLSGMAK, encoded by the exons ATGGCCGAGGACCCCGCTCTGTCTCTCCGGGTCTCGGAGATCAAGGATCCGACGATTCTCTTCGAGCACTATAACACCGAGGAGATCCGGCGGATCGAGCGCAAGGTCCGCGGGGAGATCGAGCAGAAGAAGGAGGAGCTGCGGCAGATGGTGGGGGAGCGGTACCGGGACCTGATAGACGCCGCGGACACCATCGGGGAGATGAGGCAGTGCTCTGAAAGCGTCGTCCGGTCCATCCAGGACATGAACCAGTACTGCCACAGCCTGAAGCAGGTCCGAAGCACCGTGAGCAGCTCCACCCCACAG AGCCAGAAGCAGTGGCAGGAGAAGTTCTACACCATGGCCTCTCAAATCAAGCTCCTCTTAGAGATCCCAGAGCGCATCTGGAGTGCCATGGAGGCATCGCAGTATCTCCAGGCCACCCAGCTCTACCTGCTCTGTTGTCACCTGCACAGCCTGCTGCAGCTGGAGACCACCACCACTGGAGGCCACTACAGCCCCGTCCTGGCCCGCTTCCCCATTCTGGTCCGACAGGTGGCTACTACAGGTCATTTCAG GTCCACCATTCTTCTGGAGAGCAGGTCTCTGCTGCAGGGCCGAGCTGTGTCGGACCAGGCCATCGCTGAGGCTCTGGTGTCCACTATGCTCCTGGAGGGCAGCTCGCCACGCCAGGCcctggctgacttcctgttggccCGGAAGGCTTCTATCCATCAACTGCTGAACCAGCCACAACATGGTACTGTTCTTG gtACTGGGATCAAGGCTCAGGTATGCAGCCTGGTGGAGCTGCTGGTGACCACTCTGTTCCAGGCTTACGCTGTCTTCTACCTTCCTCCTGAGGGAAGCTCCCGACCAGGAGAGGGAGCCCTGAGTTGTGGCATGCTCTTCTCCATCCTGGAGAATGTTACCTCCACCTCAGCAGCAG CTAAAGGCAGAAGGGTGTTGCAGGGGGAGGCGAGCACTGGCAGCTGGTTCAGGTACCTGCCTCCCTCTGTTACGGAGTTCCAGCCGGCCCTCCGCACTCTAGCTCAGCCAATCCAGAGAGAGCAGCTCCGGGACACCCTGCAGCAGTGGATTGATAC CTGTAAGGAGGACATCTGCCATGGTGTTGGCAACGTTCTGGTCTATGTAAAGAGCCTGAAGGGACTGGCAGCTATCAGAGATGCTGTGTGGGACCTCCTGTCCACAGATTCAATCAGTCAGCACTGGAACACTGTGTGTCAGTGCCTACTGGAGCGCCCCCTGGCTGTGTGGAATGATTTCCTGCAGCAGCTCTTCATTAAGCGTCTGCAg GTCATTACCAAAGAAGAAACTGAAGCCATCGCGTCAAGCTCCGTCCAACTCCTTACCTCGGCTGTGAGGGATTTGGAGGGTCAAACCATGCATGCCTCTTCAGGCACCAGCTCTAGCCCAAACTCTGGTCAAGGGGCCAAGTATGAGGTAGATGTGGCCTCCTTCCTGTGGTCGGAGTCTCCAGGAGACCTGCTGAACGATGCGGGGTGGGTCACCGTGACCCAGCgggggcagcagcagcagcagaggagtgGTCTAGCCATGAAAACCCAGGCTCTGACACCATGTGTTCAAAACTTTTGCTCCTCTATGGACACCAAACTGAAGGCCAGGCTGGAGGACCTCCAACATTACCTTACCTCACAGGACACAG GATCTGACTCCATCACCACAGTCTCCTCCTCTAAGCCTGCTGAGGGTTCATCAGTCTCTTCCTTTAACCGCTCCATGGATTCACCGGCAGTGGAGGCTTTACGTGAAGGCTGCGTAGCATGTGTTCGTCACATCCTATCCTCCATCAGCTCAGAACTAGCTGCAGCCTCACCACAACCCTGTCCCACCCGCCTCAGTTCAGTCCTTTTCATGGCCAGGTTATGCCAATCCATGGGTGAACTCTGCCCAAACCTGAGgaattgcattttgggaaaacaaaacatgactgaGGTCCCAGTCAAGGGGACACCAAGACAAGGCAAGAAACTGGGCAAAGCCAGGCCCACGGCGGAGGTCAGCCCTGCCCAGGCCAAGTGGGCAGAGCTGAAGGAGGAACTTCTCAACTGCAGCATGGAGGCCTACCGGATATGGAACTCCGCCCTCTCCAAA GCGCTGCTGGACAAGTTTGGCACAGCTCTCCATGCTGAATCCGCTAGTGCGATCCTCACAACAGCAACAAACTGGGAGGACCTGGAGATCCAGGAAGAGGCCGAGTCAGGGAGCAGCGTCACGTCAAAAATCCGTCTTCCTATCCAG CCATCTTGGTTCGCTCAGTCGCTGCTGTtccagctgtgtgtggaggtgaatCGAGTGGGGGGGCACGCCCTGCCACGGCCCACCCTGCAAGAGCTCCTGCAGACTTGTCTGTCTCAGGTCTTGAATCACTATCAGAGTCTTACACAGCAGGGACGATACAAG GATGGAGTGTTCCCCATGACTCAGAACAGAGCCTTGCAGTTATTGTTTGACCTTCGTTATCTCAACGCAACACTAGGAAGCAGACTGGAGGAGGGCAAGAGCTCTCGGTCCCACCAAGACCCCAG AATCCAAGAAATCTGTGATTGGTTGGAGAGTTTCATTGACCCCTTTGACCTGGATGTGTTCACACCACCGCTAAATGCTAACCTGAACCGGTTGTCCCAGAGGACTTCG GTGTTGCTTGGGCTGCTCACAGGCTCTGAGAAGCAGTTTTCCTTACGGACCAGCACTGTGAATTCCCAGGAACCATACAACATCCTCCCGCTAGCCAGCAGTCAGATCAG GTTTGGGCTGCTGCCCCTCAGCACATCAAATCCACGTAAATCCAAGTCATCCACCAGGCCTTCGGACCCTGCTCATCAGCTG CAGACTCCGGCTGTCTCCACAGCAGACACTGAGGACAGCCTTCGGCCGGGCAGCCTGTTCAGACAGCTTGCAAATCAGGAAGAAGACACAGCCAGTCCATCATTATTCAAACTCAGCTGGCTGTCTGGCATGGCCAAATAA
- the cog1 gene encoding conserved oligomeric Golgi complex subunit 1 isoform X3, giving the protein MAEDPALSLRVSEIKDPTILFEHYNTEEIRRIERKVRGEIEQKKEELRQMVGERYRDLIDAADTIGEMRQCSESVVRSIQDMNQYCHSLKQVRSTVSSSTPQSQKQWQEKFYTMASQIKLLLEIPERIWSAMEASQYLQATQLYLLCCHLHSLLQLETTTTGGHYSPVLARFPILVRQVATTGHFRSTILLESRSLLQGRAVSDQAIAEALVSTMLLEGSSPRQALADFLLARKASIHQLLNQPQHGTGIKAQVCSLVELLVTTLFQAYAVFYLPPEGSSRPGEGALSCGMLFSILENVTSTSAAAKGRRVLQGEASTGSWFRYLPPSVTEFQPALRTLAQPIQREQLRDTLQQWIDTCKEDICHGVGNVLVYVKSLKGLAAIRDAVWDLLSTDSISQHWNTVCQCLLERPLAVWNDFLQQLFIKRLQVITKEETEAIASSSVQLLTSAVRDLEGQTMHASSGTSSSPNSGQGAKYEVDVASFLWSESPGDLLNDAGWVTVTQRGQQQQQRSGLAMKTQALTPCVQNFCSSMDTKLKARLEDLQHYLTSQDTGSDSITTVSSSKPAEGSSVSSFNRSMDSPAVEALREGCVACVRHILSSISSELAAASPQPCPTRLSSVLFMARLCQSMGELCPNLRNCILGKQNMTEVPVKGTPRQGKKLGKARPTAEVSPAQAKWAELKEELLNCSMEAYRIWNSALSKALLDKFGTALHAESASAILTTATNWEDLEIQEEAESGSSVTSKIRLPIQPSWFAQSLLFQLCVEVNRVGGHALPRPTLQELLQTCLSQVLNHYQSLTQQGRYKDGVFPMTQNRALQLLFDLRYLNATLGSRLEEGKSSRSHQDPRIQEICDWLESFIDPFDLDVFTPPLNANLNRLSQRTSVLLGLLTGSEKQFSLRTSTVNSQEPYNILPLASSQIRFGLLPLSTSNPRKSKSSTRPSDPAHQLQTPAVSTADTEDSLRPGSLFRQLANQEEDTASPSLFKLSWLSGMAK; this is encoded by the exons ATGGCCGAGGACCCCGCTCTGTCTCTCCGGGTCTCGGAGATCAAGGATCCGACGATTCTCTTCGAGCACTATAACACCGAGGAGATCCGGCGGATCGAGCGCAAGGTCCGCGGGGAGATCGAGCAGAAGAAGGAGGAGCTGCGGCAGATGGTGGGGGAGCGGTACCGGGACCTGATAGACGCCGCGGACACCATCGGGGAGATGAGGCAGTGCTCTGAAAGCGTCGTCCGGTCCATCCAGGACATGAACCAGTACTGCCACAGCCTGAAGCAGGTCCGAAGCACCGTGAGCAGCTCCACCCCACAG AGCCAGAAGCAGTGGCAGGAGAAGTTCTACACCATGGCCTCTCAAATCAAGCTCCTCTTAGAGATCCCAGAGCGCATCTGGAGTGCCATGGAGGCATCGCAGTATCTCCAGGCCACCCAGCTCTACCTGCTCTGTTGTCACCTGCACAGCCTGCTGCAGCTGGAGACCACCACCACTGGAGGCCACTACAGCCCCGTCCTGGCCCGCTTCCCCATTCTGGTCCGACAGGTGGCTACTACAGGTCATTTCAG GTCCACCATTCTTCTGGAGAGCAGGTCTCTGCTGCAGGGCCGAGCTGTGTCGGACCAGGCCATCGCTGAGGCTCTGGTGTCCACTATGCTCCTGGAGGGCAGCTCGCCACGCCAGGCcctggctgacttcctgttggccCGGAAGGCTTCTATCCATCAACTGCTGAACCAGCCACAACATG gtACTGGGATCAAGGCTCAGGTATGCAGCCTGGTGGAGCTGCTGGTGACCACTCTGTTCCAGGCTTACGCTGTCTTCTACCTTCCTCCTGAGGGAAGCTCCCGACCAGGAGAGGGAGCCCTGAGTTGTGGCATGCTCTTCTCCATCCTGGAGAATGTTACCTCCACCTCAGCAGCAG CTAAAGGCAGAAGGGTGTTGCAGGGGGAGGCGAGCACTGGCAGCTGGTTCAGGTACCTGCCTCCCTCTGTTACGGAGTTCCAGCCGGCCCTCCGCACTCTAGCTCAGCCAATCCAGAGAGAGCAGCTCCGGGACACCCTGCAGCAGTGGATTGATAC CTGTAAGGAGGACATCTGCCATGGTGTTGGCAACGTTCTGGTCTATGTAAAGAGCCTGAAGGGACTGGCAGCTATCAGAGATGCTGTGTGGGACCTCCTGTCCACAGATTCAATCAGTCAGCACTGGAACACTGTGTGTCAGTGCCTACTGGAGCGCCCCCTGGCTGTGTGGAATGATTTCCTGCAGCAGCTCTTCATTAAGCGTCTGCAg GTCATTACCAAAGAAGAAACTGAAGCCATCGCGTCAAGCTCCGTCCAACTCCTTACCTCGGCTGTGAGGGATTTGGAGGGTCAAACCATGCATGCCTCTTCAGGCACCAGCTCTAGCCCAAACTCTGGTCAAGGGGCCAAGTATGAGGTAGATGTGGCCTCCTTCCTGTGGTCGGAGTCTCCAGGAGACCTGCTGAACGATGCGGGGTGGGTCACCGTGACCCAGCgggggcagcagcagcagcagaggagtgGTCTAGCCATGAAAACCCAGGCTCTGACACCATGTGTTCAAAACTTTTGCTCCTCTATGGACACCAAACTGAAGGCCAGGCTGGAGGACCTCCAACATTACCTTACCTCACAGGACACAG GATCTGACTCCATCACCACAGTCTCCTCCTCTAAGCCTGCTGAGGGTTCATCAGTCTCTTCCTTTAACCGCTCCATGGATTCACCGGCAGTGGAGGCTTTACGTGAAGGCTGCGTAGCATGTGTTCGTCACATCCTATCCTCCATCAGCTCAGAACTAGCTGCAGCCTCACCACAACCCTGTCCCACCCGCCTCAGTTCAGTCCTTTTCATGGCCAGGTTATGCCAATCCATGGGTGAACTCTGCCCAAACCTGAGgaattgcattttgggaaaacaaaacatgactgaGGTCCCAGTCAAGGGGACACCAAGACAAGGCAAGAAACTGGGCAAAGCCAGGCCCACGGCGGAGGTCAGCCCTGCCCAGGCCAAGTGGGCAGAGCTGAAGGAGGAACTTCTCAACTGCAGCATGGAGGCCTACCGGATATGGAACTCCGCCCTCTCCAAA GCGCTGCTGGACAAGTTTGGCACAGCTCTCCATGCTGAATCCGCTAGTGCGATCCTCACAACAGCAACAAACTGGGAGGACCTGGAGATCCAGGAAGAGGCCGAGTCAGGGAGCAGCGTCACGTCAAAAATCCGTCTTCCTATCCAG CCATCTTGGTTCGCTCAGTCGCTGCTGTtccagctgtgtgtggaggtgaatCGAGTGGGGGGGCACGCCCTGCCACGGCCCACCCTGCAAGAGCTCCTGCAGACTTGTCTGTCTCAGGTCTTGAATCACTATCAGAGTCTTACACAGCAGGGACGATACAAG GATGGAGTGTTCCCCATGACTCAGAACAGAGCCTTGCAGTTATTGTTTGACCTTCGTTATCTCAACGCAACACTAGGAAGCAGACTGGAGGAGGGCAAGAGCTCTCGGTCCCACCAAGACCCCAG AATCCAAGAAATCTGTGATTGGTTGGAGAGTTTCATTGACCCCTTTGACCTGGATGTGTTCACACCACCGCTAAATGCTAACCTGAACCGGTTGTCCCAGAGGACTTCG GTGTTGCTTGGGCTGCTCACAGGCTCTGAGAAGCAGTTTTCCTTACGGACCAGCACTGTGAATTCCCAGGAACCATACAACATCCTCCCGCTAGCCAGCAGTCAGATCAG GTTTGGGCTGCTGCCCCTCAGCACATCAAATCCACGTAAATCCAAGTCATCCACCAGGCCTTCGGACCCTGCTCATCAGCTG CAGACTCCGGCTGTCTCCACAGCAGACACTGAGGACAGCCTTCGGCCGGGCAGCCTGTTCAGACAGCTTGCAAATCAGGAAGAAGACACAGCCAGTCCATCATTATTCAAACTCAGCTGGCTGTCTGGCATGGCCAAATAA
- the cog1 gene encoding conserved oligomeric Golgi complex subunit 1 isoform X2, with product MAEDPALSLRVSEIKDPTILFEHYNTEEIRRIERKVRGEIEQKKEELRQMVGERYRDLIDAADTIGEMRQCSESVVRSIQDMNQYCHSLKQVRSTVSSSTPQSQKQWQEKFYTMASQIKLLLEIPERIWSAMEASQYLQATQLYLLCCHLHSLLQLETTTTGGHYSPVLARFPILVRQVATTGHFRSTILLESRSLLQGRAVSDQAIAEALVSTMLLEGSSPRQALADFLLARKASIHQLLNQPQHGTVLGTGIKAQVCSLVELLVTTLFQAYAVFYLPPEGSSRPGEGALSCGMLFSILENVTSTSAAAKGRRVLQGEASTGSWFRYLPPSVTEFQPALRTLAQPIQREQLRDTLQQWIDTCKEDICHGVGNVLVYVKSLKGLAAIRDAVWDLLSTDSISQHWNTVCQCLLERPLAVWNDFLQQLFIKRLQVITKEETEAIASSSVQLLTSAVRDLEGQTMHASSGTSSSPNSGQGAKYEVDVASFLWSESPGDLLNDAGWVTVTQRGQQQQQRSGLAMKTQALTPCVQNFCSSMDTKLKARLEDLQHYLTSQDTGSDSITTVSSSKPAEGSSVSSFNRSMDSPAVEALREGCVACVRHILSSISSELAAASPQPCPTRLSSVLFMARLCQSMGELCPNLRNCILGKQNMTEVPVKGTPRQGKKLGKARPTAEVSPAQAKWAELKEELLNCSMEAYRIWNSALSKALLDKFGTALHAESASAILTTATNWEDLEIQEEAESGSSVTSKIRLPIQPSWFAQSLLFQLCVEVNRVGGHALPRPTLQELLQTCLSQVLNHYQSLTQQGRYKDGVFPMTQNRALQLLFDLRYLNATLGSRLEEGKSSRSHQDPRIQEICDWLESFIDPFDLDVFTPPLNANLNRLSQRTSVLLGLLTGSEKQFSLRTSTVNSQEPYNILPLASSQIRFGLLPLSTSNPRKSKSSTRPSDPAHQLTPAVSTADTEDSLRPGSLFRQLANQEEDTASPSLFKLSWLSGMAK from the exons ATGGCCGAGGACCCCGCTCTGTCTCTCCGGGTCTCGGAGATCAAGGATCCGACGATTCTCTTCGAGCACTATAACACCGAGGAGATCCGGCGGATCGAGCGCAAGGTCCGCGGGGAGATCGAGCAGAAGAAGGAGGAGCTGCGGCAGATGGTGGGGGAGCGGTACCGGGACCTGATAGACGCCGCGGACACCATCGGGGAGATGAGGCAGTGCTCTGAAAGCGTCGTCCGGTCCATCCAGGACATGAACCAGTACTGCCACAGCCTGAAGCAGGTCCGAAGCACCGTGAGCAGCTCCACCCCACAG AGCCAGAAGCAGTGGCAGGAGAAGTTCTACACCATGGCCTCTCAAATCAAGCTCCTCTTAGAGATCCCAGAGCGCATCTGGAGTGCCATGGAGGCATCGCAGTATCTCCAGGCCACCCAGCTCTACCTGCTCTGTTGTCACCTGCACAGCCTGCTGCAGCTGGAGACCACCACCACTGGAGGCCACTACAGCCCCGTCCTGGCCCGCTTCCCCATTCTGGTCCGACAGGTGGCTACTACAGGTCATTTCAG GTCCACCATTCTTCTGGAGAGCAGGTCTCTGCTGCAGGGCCGAGCTGTGTCGGACCAGGCCATCGCTGAGGCTCTGGTGTCCACTATGCTCCTGGAGGGCAGCTCGCCACGCCAGGCcctggctgacttcctgttggccCGGAAGGCTTCTATCCATCAACTGCTGAACCAGCCACAACATGGTACTGTTCTTG gtACTGGGATCAAGGCTCAGGTATGCAGCCTGGTGGAGCTGCTGGTGACCACTCTGTTCCAGGCTTACGCTGTCTTCTACCTTCCTCCTGAGGGAAGCTCCCGACCAGGAGAGGGAGCCCTGAGTTGTGGCATGCTCTTCTCCATCCTGGAGAATGTTACCTCCACCTCAGCAGCAG CTAAAGGCAGAAGGGTGTTGCAGGGGGAGGCGAGCACTGGCAGCTGGTTCAGGTACCTGCCTCCCTCTGTTACGGAGTTCCAGCCGGCCCTCCGCACTCTAGCTCAGCCAATCCAGAGAGAGCAGCTCCGGGACACCCTGCAGCAGTGGATTGATAC CTGTAAGGAGGACATCTGCCATGGTGTTGGCAACGTTCTGGTCTATGTAAAGAGCCTGAAGGGACTGGCAGCTATCAGAGATGCTGTGTGGGACCTCCTGTCCACAGATTCAATCAGTCAGCACTGGAACACTGTGTGTCAGTGCCTACTGGAGCGCCCCCTGGCTGTGTGGAATGATTTCCTGCAGCAGCTCTTCATTAAGCGTCTGCAg GTCATTACCAAAGAAGAAACTGAAGCCATCGCGTCAAGCTCCGTCCAACTCCTTACCTCGGCTGTGAGGGATTTGGAGGGTCAAACCATGCATGCCTCTTCAGGCACCAGCTCTAGCCCAAACTCTGGTCAAGGGGCCAAGTATGAGGTAGATGTGGCCTCCTTCCTGTGGTCGGAGTCTCCAGGAGACCTGCTGAACGATGCGGGGTGGGTCACCGTGACCCAGCgggggcagcagcagcagcagaggagtgGTCTAGCCATGAAAACCCAGGCTCTGACACCATGTGTTCAAAACTTTTGCTCCTCTATGGACACCAAACTGAAGGCCAGGCTGGAGGACCTCCAACATTACCTTACCTCACAGGACACAG GATCTGACTCCATCACCACAGTCTCCTCCTCTAAGCCTGCTGAGGGTTCATCAGTCTCTTCCTTTAACCGCTCCATGGATTCACCGGCAGTGGAGGCTTTACGTGAAGGCTGCGTAGCATGTGTTCGTCACATCCTATCCTCCATCAGCTCAGAACTAGCTGCAGCCTCACCACAACCCTGTCCCACCCGCCTCAGTTCAGTCCTTTTCATGGCCAGGTTATGCCAATCCATGGGTGAACTCTGCCCAAACCTGAGgaattgcattttgggaaaacaaaacatgactgaGGTCCCAGTCAAGGGGACACCAAGACAAGGCAAGAAACTGGGCAAAGCCAGGCCCACGGCGGAGGTCAGCCCTGCCCAGGCCAAGTGGGCAGAGCTGAAGGAGGAACTTCTCAACTGCAGCATGGAGGCCTACCGGATATGGAACTCCGCCCTCTCCAAA GCGCTGCTGGACAAGTTTGGCACAGCTCTCCATGCTGAATCCGCTAGTGCGATCCTCACAACAGCAACAAACTGGGAGGACCTGGAGATCCAGGAAGAGGCCGAGTCAGGGAGCAGCGTCACGTCAAAAATCCGTCTTCCTATCCAG CCATCTTGGTTCGCTCAGTCGCTGCTGTtccagctgtgtgtggaggtgaatCGAGTGGGGGGGCACGCCCTGCCACGGCCCACCCTGCAAGAGCTCCTGCAGACTTGTCTGTCTCAGGTCTTGAATCACTATCAGAGTCTTACACAGCAGGGACGATACAAG GATGGAGTGTTCCCCATGACTCAGAACAGAGCCTTGCAGTTATTGTTTGACCTTCGTTATCTCAACGCAACACTAGGAAGCAGACTGGAGGAGGGCAAGAGCTCTCGGTCCCACCAAGACCCCAG AATCCAAGAAATCTGTGATTGGTTGGAGAGTTTCATTGACCCCTTTGACCTGGATGTGTTCACACCACCGCTAAATGCTAACCTGAACCGGTTGTCCCAGAGGACTTCG GTGTTGCTTGGGCTGCTCACAGGCTCTGAGAAGCAGTTTTCCTTACGGACCAGCACTGTGAATTCCCAGGAACCATACAACATCCTCCCGCTAGCCAGCAGTCAGATCAG GTTTGGGCTGCTGCCCCTCAGCACATCAAATCCACGTAAATCCAAGTCATCCACCAGGCCTTCGGACCCTGCTCATCAGCTG ACTCCGGCTGTCTCCACAGCAGACACTGAGGACAGCCTTCGGCCGGGCAGCCTGTTCAGACAGCTTGCAAATCAGGAAGAAGACACAGCCAGTCCATCATTATTCAAACTCAGCTGGCTGTCTGGCATGGCCAAATAA